The following proteins come from a genomic window of Gossypium raimondii isolate GPD5lz chromosome 5, ASM2569854v1, whole genome shotgun sequence:
- the LOC105767768 gene encoding ATPase 9, plasma membrane-type isoform X2: MVDIDDTLQEIKNENVDLERIPVEEVFLQLKCTKEGLTTEEGLKRLQIFGPNKLEEKSESKVLKFLGFMWNPLSWVMEIAAIMAIALANGGGKPPDWQDFVGITVLLIINSTISFIEENNAGNAAAALMAGLAPKTKVLRDGKWCEQEAAILVPGDIISIKLGDIIPADARLLEGDALKVDQSALTGESLPVNKNPGDGVYSGSTVKQGELEAVVIATGVHTFFGKAAHLVDSTNNVGHFQKVLTAIGNFCICSIAVGMLVEIVVMYPIQRRKYRDGIDNLLVLLIGGIPIAMPTVLSVTMAIGSHRLSQQGAITKRMTAIEEMAGMDVLCSDKTGTLTLNKLTVDKSMVEVFTKDVDKEMLLLLAARASRVENQDAIDACIVGMLGDPKEAREGITEVHFFPFNPVDKRTAMTYIESDGSWHRVSKGAPEQIISLCDLRDDVKKKAHDIIDKFADRGLRSLGVARQTVPEKTKDSPGSPWEFVGLLPLFDPPRHDSAETIRRALHLGVNVKMITGDQLAIGKETGRRLGMGTNMYPSSALLGHNKDEKVDTIDVDELIEKADGFAGVFPEHKYEIVKRLQERNHICGMTGDGVNDAPALKKADIGIAVDDATDAARSASDIVLTEPGLSVIVSAVLTSRAIFQRMKNYTIYAVSITIRIVLGFMLLALIWKFDFSPFMVLIIAILNDGTIMTISKDRVKPSPMPDSWKLKEIFATGIVLGTYLACMTVVFFWAANDSDFFSDKFGVKSIRYSQDELTAAVYLQVSIVSQALIFVTRSRSWSFIERPGLLLVVAFILAQLVATVLAVYANWGFARIKGIGWPWAGVIWLYSIVFYIPLDVLKFLIRYALSGKAWDNLLQNKTAFTTKKDYGREEREAQWATAQRTLHGLQAPGAEEILNEKSSYRELSEIAEQAKKRAEVARLRELHTLKGHVDSVVKLKGLDIETINQNYTV; the protein is encoded by the exons atggTGGACATAGACGACACCTTGCAGGAGATCAAGAACGAGAACGTCGATCtt GAGCGTATACCCGTTGAAGAAGTATTTCTGCAGTTGAAATGCACCAAGGAAGGGTTGACAACCGAGGAGGGGCTGAAGAGACTGCAAATCTTTGGCCCAAACAAACTCGAAGAGAAGAGT GAAAGCAAGGTTTTGAAGTTCTTGGGATTTATGTGGAATCCTTTATCATGGGTGATGGAGATTGCAGCAATTATGGCCATTGCTTTGGCCAATGGAGGA GGCAAGCCCCCAGATTGGCAAGATTTCGTTGGTATCACGGTTTTGCTTATTATCAACTCCACTATCAGTTTCATTGAAGAAAACAATGCAGGCAATGCAGCAGCGGCACTTATGGCCGGTCTTGCTCCCAAAACCAAG gTCCTAAGAGATGGAAAATGGTGCGAGCAAGAAGCTGCGATTTTGGTACCAGGAGATATCATCAGCATCAAGTTGGGAGATATCATCCCAGCAGATGCACGTCTCCTAGAGGGCGATGCGCTCAAGGTTGATCAATCTGCCTTAACTGGTGAGTCTTTGCCGGTAAACAAGAACCCCGGTGATGGGGTTTACTCGGGTTCTACCGTCAAGCAAGGTGAGCTCGAGGCCGTTGTTATCGCTACTGGTGTTCACACCTTCTTTGGTAAAGCAGCTCACCTGGTCGATAGCACCAACAACGTAGGCCACTTCCAGAAG GTGCTGACCGCAATTGGGAACTTCTGCATATGCTCAATTGCAGTAGGCATGCTAGTTGAGATTGTGGTGATGTATCCGATCCAGCGTCGAAAGTATAGAGATGGAATTGATAATCTCTTGGTGCTTCTCATCGGAGGGATTCCTATCGCCATGCCAACAGTTTTGTCGGTGACAATGGCTATCGGGTCTCACCGGCTTTCTCAACAAGGAGCTATTACAAAGAGAATGACAGCCATCGAGGAAATGGCAGGAATGGATGTACTCTGCAGTGACAAGACTGGGACACTTACTCTAAACAAGCTTACTGTAGACAAGAGCATGGTTGAG GTATTCACAAAGGATGTTGACAAGGAAATGCTTCTGTTACTCGCGGCAAGGGCCTCAAGGGTTGAAAATCAAGATGCTATTGATGCCTGCATTGTTGGAATGCTAGGTGACCCCAAGGAG GCAAGAGAGGGTATCACAGAGGTCCATTTCTTCCCTTTTAACCCAGTTGACAAGCGTACAGCCATGACATACATCGAGTCCGATGGCAGTTGGCATCGAGTCAGCAAAGGTGCACCAGAGCAG ATCATTTCTCTCTGCGACCTTCGAGATGATGTGAAGAAGAAGGCTCATgatattattgataaatttgCTGATCGTGGACTTCGTTCTCTTGGTGTGGCTAGACAA aCTGTTCCTGAGAAAACCAAGGACAGCCCGGGGAGTCCATGGGAATTTGTGGGCCTTTTACCTCTTTTTGATCCTCCTAGACACGACAGCGCGGAGACGATTCGTCGCGCACTCCATCTTGGTGTGAATGTCAAGATGATTACCGGTGATCAGTTGGCCATTGGTAAGGAAACCGGTAGGAGGCTGGGCATGGGAACCAACATGTATCCATCATCTGCTCTCCTGGGCCACAATAAAGATGAAAAAGTTGACACAATCGATGTGGATGAGCTTATTGAAAAGGCTGATGGCTTTGCAGGAGTTTTCCCAG AGCACAAATATGAGATTGTGAAGAGGCTACAAGAAAGGAACCACATTTGTGGCATGACTGGAGATGGAGTGAATGATGCACCAGCCCTTAAGAAGGCAGACATTGGAATTGCTGTGGATGACGCAACCGATGCAGCTCGAAGTGCATCGGATATAGTATTAACAGAGCCTGGACTAAGTGTGATTGTTAGTGCTGTTCTAACAAGCAGAGCCATTTTTCAGAGAATGAAAAACTATACCATCTATGCCGTTTCCATCACTATCCGTATCGTGCTGGGTTTCATGCTCCTTGCTCTTATTTGGAAGTTCGATTTCTCCCCCTTCATGGTTTTGATCATTGCTATACTCAATGACGGAACTATTATGACCATCTCCAAGGACAGGGTTAAGCCATCTCCTATGCCTGACTCATGGAAGCTCAAGGAGATCTTTGCCACCGGCATTGTTCTCGGAACCTACCTTGCTTGCATGACTGTTGTTTTCTTCTGGGCTGCTAACGATTCCGACTTCTTTTCg GATAAGTTTGGGGTAAAATCCATCCGGTACAGTCAAGATGAGCTTACAGCCGCTGTGTATCTCCAAGTGAGTATTGTGAGTCAGGCACTCATCTTTGTGACTCGTTCTCGGAGCTGGTCTTTTATCGAACGTCCCGGTCTCCTTCTAGTGGTTGCCTTCATTCTAGCACAACTG GTGGCTACTGTCCTTGCCGTTTATGCAAACTGGGGATTCGCTAGAATTAAAGGCATCGGGTGGCCTTGGGCTGGTGTTATTTGGCTCTACAGTATAGTTTTCTACATCCCACTTGATGTTCTCAAGTTCTTAATCCGGTATGCCTTAAGTGGAAAGGCCTGGGATAATCTCCTTCAGAATAAG ACTGCTTTCACAACAAAGAAGGATTATGGAAGGGAAGAGAGGGAGGCACAATGGGCCACGGCGCAACGAACCCTTCATGGATTGCAGGCTCCCGGAGCTGAAGAAATCTTGAATGAGAAGAGCAGCTACCGAGAGTTATCGGAGATCGCCGAACAAGCCAAGAAGCGTGCTGAAGTTGCAAG GTTGAGGGAGCTTCATACCCTGAAAGGGCATGTTGACTCAGTTGTGAAACTCAAAGGACTTGACATTGAGACCATCAACCAAAACTACACTGTATGA
- the LOC105767768 gene encoding ATPase 9, plasma membrane-type isoform X1, translating to MVDIDDTLQEIKNENVDLERIPVEEVFLQLKCTKEGLTTEEGLKRLQIFGPNKLEEKSESKVLKFLGFMWNPLSWVMEIAAIMAIALANGGGKPPDWQDFVGITVLLIINSTISFIEENNAGNAAAALMAGLAPKTKVLRDGKWCEQEAAILVPGDIISIKLGDIIPADARLLEGDALKVDQSALTGESLPVNKNPGDGVYSGSTVKQGELEAVVIATGVHTFFGKAAHLVDSTNNVGHFQKVISQAYDKHHLWYILNLYLMCALGWELIDQVLTAIGNFCICSIAVGMLVEIVVMYPIQRRKYRDGIDNLLVLLIGGIPIAMPTVLSVTMAIGSHRLSQQGAITKRMTAIEEMAGMDVLCSDKTGTLTLNKLTVDKSMVEVFTKDVDKEMLLLLAARASRVENQDAIDACIVGMLGDPKEAREGITEVHFFPFNPVDKRTAMTYIESDGSWHRVSKGAPEQIISLCDLRDDVKKKAHDIIDKFADRGLRSLGVARQTVPEKTKDSPGSPWEFVGLLPLFDPPRHDSAETIRRALHLGVNVKMITGDQLAIGKETGRRLGMGTNMYPSSALLGHNKDEKVDTIDVDELIEKADGFAGVFPEHKYEIVKRLQERNHICGMTGDGVNDAPALKKADIGIAVDDATDAARSASDIVLTEPGLSVIVSAVLTSRAIFQRMKNYTIYAVSITIRIVLGFMLLALIWKFDFSPFMVLIIAILNDGTIMTISKDRVKPSPMPDSWKLKEIFATGIVLGTYLACMTVVFFWAANDSDFFSDKFGVKSIRYSQDELTAAVYLQVSIVSQALIFVTRSRSWSFIERPGLLLVVAFILAQLVATVLAVYANWGFARIKGIGWPWAGVIWLYSIVFYIPLDVLKFLIRYALSGKAWDNLLQNKTAFTTKKDYGREEREAQWATAQRTLHGLQAPGAEEILNEKSSYRELSEIAEQAKKRAEVARLRELHTLKGHVDSVVKLKGLDIETINQNYTV from the exons atggTGGACATAGACGACACCTTGCAGGAGATCAAGAACGAGAACGTCGATCtt GAGCGTATACCCGTTGAAGAAGTATTTCTGCAGTTGAAATGCACCAAGGAAGGGTTGACAACCGAGGAGGGGCTGAAGAGACTGCAAATCTTTGGCCCAAACAAACTCGAAGAGAAGAGT GAAAGCAAGGTTTTGAAGTTCTTGGGATTTATGTGGAATCCTTTATCATGGGTGATGGAGATTGCAGCAATTATGGCCATTGCTTTGGCCAATGGAGGA GGCAAGCCCCCAGATTGGCAAGATTTCGTTGGTATCACGGTTTTGCTTATTATCAACTCCACTATCAGTTTCATTGAAGAAAACAATGCAGGCAATGCAGCAGCGGCACTTATGGCCGGTCTTGCTCCCAAAACCAAG gTCCTAAGAGATGGAAAATGGTGCGAGCAAGAAGCTGCGATTTTGGTACCAGGAGATATCATCAGCATCAAGTTGGGAGATATCATCCCAGCAGATGCACGTCTCCTAGAGGGCGATGCGCTCAAGGTTGATCAATCTGCCTTAACTGGTGAGTCTTTGCCGGTAAACAAGAACCCCGGTGATGGGGTTTACTCGGGTTCTACCGTCAAGCAAGGTGAGCTCGAGGCCGTTGTTATCGCTACTGGTGTTCACACCTTCTTTGGTAAAGCAGCTCACCTGGTCGATAGCACCAACAACGTAGGCCACTTCCAGAAGGTAATCTCACAAGCTTATGACAAGCATCATTTGTGGTATATTCTTAACTTGTATCTGATGTGTGCACTGGGATGGGAACTGATTGATCAGGTGCTGACCGCAATTGGGAACTTCTGCATATGCTCAATTGCAGTAGGCATGCTAGTTGAGATTGTGGTGATGTATCCGATCCAGCGTCGAAAGTATAGAGATGGAATTGATAATCTCTTGGTGCTTCTCATCGGAGGGATTCCTATCGCCATGCCAACAGTTTTGTCGGTGACAATGGCTATCGGGTCTCACCGGCTTTCTCAACAAGGAGCTATTACAAAGAGAATGACAGCCATCGAGGAAATGGCAGGAATGGATGTACTCTGCAGTGACAAGACTGGGACACTTACTCTAAACAAGCTTACTGTAGACAAGAGCATGGTTGAG GTATTCACAAAGGATGTTGACAAGGAAATGCTTCTGTTACTCGCGGCAAGGGCCTCAAGGGTTGAAAATCAAGATGCTATTGATGCCTGCATTGTTGGAATGCTAGGTGACCCCAAGGAG GCAAGAGAGGGTATCACAGAGGTCCATTTCTTCCCTTTTAACCCAGTTGACAAGCGTACAGCCATGACATACATCGAGTCCGATGGCAGTTGGCATCGAGTCAGCAAAGGTGCACCAGAGCAG ATCATTTCTCTCTGCGACCTTCGAGATGATGTGAAGAAGAAGGCTCATgatattattgataaatttgCTGATCGTGGACTTCGTTCTCTTGGTGTGGCTAGACAA aCTGTTCCTGAGAAAACCAAGGACAGCCCGGGGAGTCCATGGGAATTTGTGGGCCTTTTACCTCTTTTTGATCCTCCTAGACACGACAGCGCGGAGACGATTCGTCGCGCACTCCATCTTGGTGTGAATGTCAAGATGATTACCGGTGATCAGTTGGCCATTGGTAAGGAAACCGGTAGGAGGCTGGGCATGGGAACCAACATGTATCCATCATCTGCTCTCCTGGGCCACAATAAAGATGAAAAAGTTGACACAATCGATGTGGATGAGCTTATTGAAAAGGCTGATGGCTTTGCAGGAGTTTTCCCAG AGCACAAATATGAGATTGTGAAGAGGCTACAAGAAAGGAACCACATTTGTGGCATGACTGGAGATGGAGTGAATGATGCACCAGCCCTTAAGAAGGCAGACATTGGAATTGCTGTGGATGACGCAACCGATGCAGCTCGAAGTGCATCGGATATAGTATTAACAGAGCCTGGACTAAGTGTGATTGTTAGTGCTGTTCTAACAAGCAGAGCCATTTTTCAGAGAATGAAAAACTATACCATCTATGCCGTTTCCATCACTATCCGTATCGTGCTGGGTTTCATGCTCCTTGCTCTTATTTGGAAGTTCGATTTCTCCCCCTTCATGGTTTTGATCATTGCTATACTCAATGACGGAACTATTATGACCATCTCCAAGGACAGGGTTAAGCCATCTCCTATGCCTGACTCATGGAAGCTCAAGGAGATCTTTGCCACCGGCATTGTTCTCGGAACCTACCTTGCTTGCATGACTGTTGTTTTCTTCTGGGCTGCTAACGATTCCGACTTCTTTTCg GATAAGTTTGGGGTAAAATCCATCCGGTACAGTCAAGATGAGCTTACAGCCGCTGTGTATCTCCAAGTGAGTATTGTGAGTCAGGCACTCATCTTTGTGACTCGTTCTCGGAGCTGGTCTTTTATCGAACGTCCCGGTCTCCTTCTAGTGGTTGCCTTCATTCTAGCACAACTG GTGGCTACTGTCCTTGCCGTTTATGCAAACTGGGGATTCGCTAGAATTAAAGGCATCGGGTGGCCTTGGGCTGGTGTTATTTGGCTCTACAGTATAGTTTTCTACATCCCACTTGATGTTCTCAAGTTCTTAATCCGGTATGCCTTAAGTGGAAAGGCCTGGGATAATCTCCTTCAGAATAAG ACTGCTTTCACAACAAAGAAGGATTATGGAAGGGAAGAGAGGGAGGCACAATGGGCCACGGCGCAACGAACCCTTCATGGATTGCAGGCTCCCGGAGCTGAAGAAATCTTGAATGAGAAGAGCAGCTACCGAGAGTTATCGGAGATCGCCGAACAAGCCAAGAAGCGTGCTGAAGTTGCAAG GTTGAGGGAGCTTCATACCCTGAAAGGGCATGTTGACTCAGTTGTGAAACTCAAAGGACTTGACATTGAGACCATCAACCAAAACTACACTGTATGA